CTCCAAATGGCTGACGTCAGGGCGCAGGTGTCACTGCCATTTGCCACCGACTTCGAGAACTTCACCACTTTCACCCCGAGTGAAGCAGCGGAAGAGGCCCTGGAGCCGCTCCTGGACCAGCTGATCTCCTGGACAACAGCCCTGAAAACCATCCGGGGCTGACTCCCAGTGGAGGCGTCGACATTCATGCGGGCGTTGACAATTTCGGGGAACAGGGAGAACGGAGGCATCACATTCCTCCTATTTCCAATCTATAGCTGACAGGGGGTCTTGCCGCAAGACCGGGGCACTGCCGCAGAATTGGGAGCCGAAGCCCCGGAGAGGAACTGATGCCATGCCCCTGACCACCAGCGCGTTCAACCTTCCTGATCACCTCATGCACAAGGCGGACCCGGCGCTGATCGCCGGGGATGAGCAGCATTTTTCGGCAATTGCGGAGAGCCTTGAGCTGTCGATCGCCGATCTGTCCGCCCGGCTCGATGCCACACGCAAGGCGCCCGGCCGGTTAGGCCAGGAGGCGCTGGAGCGGGACGTTGAGATCCGCCGGCTGACCTCTCGCCTGCGCGCGCTGCGCCGCTTCGGTTTGGATCTGTGCCTTGGCCACATCGTCAGCGCGGACAACGCCCGGCCCGTCTACATCGGACGGCTTGGCCTCACGGATGCTGAGGGGCGCCGGCTGCTCATCGACTGGCGCTCCCCCGCGGCCGAACCGTTCTTCGGAGCGACCCACGCCAACCCGATGGGTCTGGCAAGCCGCCGCCGGTACCGCTGGACCCGCGGCCGGATCAGCGACTACTGGGACGAAGTATTCACCACTGACAGTTCGGTCGGGATTGCCCACTACCCCGCCCTCGATGACCTGTCTGCCTTCATCGCCAGCCTGGGCACCAGCCGGACGGCCCGGATGCAGGACGTGCTCGGCACCATCCAGGCCGACCAGGACGCCATCATCCGTGCGGCACCCCGCGGCGCTCTCGTCGTCGACGGCGGTCCGGGCACGGGGAAAACCGTCGTCGCCCTGCACCGCTCCGCCTACCTCCTGTACTCCGACCCCCGCCTGGGTCAGCGTGGCGGTCATCGCAGGAGCGGCCTGCTGTTCGTTGGTCCGCACCGGCCCTACCTGTCCTACGTCGCCGACGTCCTCCCCAGCCTCGGCGAGGAGGGCGTGCAGACGTGCACCCTGCGGGACCTCGTCCCCGAAGGCGCCCTGGCAGCAGTTGAGACCGACCCGGACGTGGCGCTCCTGAAGTCGTCAGCGCGGATGGTCAAAGCAATCGACGCAGCCGTCGGGTTCTACGAGAAAGCGCCCGCCAAGGGGCTGGAGATCGAGACGCCGTGGGCGGACGTCTGGCTCAGTGCTGAGGAGTGGGCCGAGGCGTTCGGGACGCCCGTTCCGGGCACGCCGCATAACGAGGCGCGCGAAGAGATCTGGGAGGAACTGCTCACCATCCTGGTCGACAAGTTCGACGGCGGCGACGTGCCGGAAGACCTGCTCCGCAGGGCGTTGGTCCAGGACACCGAGTTGGTGGAAGCGTTCAGCCGGGCTTGGCCGTTGCTCCATTACGCGGACGTCGTCAGCGACCTCTGGTCGGTGCCCGCCTACCTCCGGCTGTGCGCGCCCTGGCTCAGCGCTGACGAGGTGAAGAAGCTGCAGCGCCGGACCGGCAAGGCCTGGACCGTGTCTGACCTGCCGCTCCTGGATGCCGCCGGGCAACGGCTCGGCGACCCCGAGGCGTCGCGGCGCAAGCGCCGGCAGGAGGCCACACTGGCCGCCGGGAGCTCATGGACCGTGTGGTCGATGACCTGGTGGCGGCCGACGACTCCGAACTGCTGGTGATGTCGATGCTGCGCGGGGAGGACATGCAGGACAAGCTGGTCGACGACGACGCACTTCCAGGCCTAGACCCGGACGAGCTCGCCGGCCCGTTTTCCCACATCGTGGTGGACGAGGCGCAGGAGCTGACCGACGCCGAGTGGCAGATGCTGCTCCTCCGCTGCCCGTCCCGGAGCTTCACCGTCGTCGGGGACCGCGCCCAGGCCCGGCACGGGTTCGCTGAATCGTGGCGGGAAAGGCTCGAGAGGGTTGGCTTGACCAACGTGAACCTGGCCACCCTCGGCATCAACTACCGGACGCCGAAGGAGATCATGGCGGAAGCCGAGCCGGTCATCAGGGCCGCGCTCCCGGACGCCAACGTGCCGACCTCCGTCCGCAGCAGCAGGATTCCCGTCGTCCACGGATCGACTTTGGAACTGGATGCTGTCCTTGGCTCCTGGCTCAGCTCCCATACCGACGGGATCGCCTGTGTGATCAGCACCAGTGACGTCCTGCACGGCTCCTTCGGGGAGACGTCCCGGATCAGATGGCTGACCCCGGAACTGTCGAAGGGCCTCGAGTTTGACCTGGTGGTCCTGGTCGACCCGGATGCCTTCGGCACGGGCATTGAGGGGGCAGTCGACAGCTATGTCGCCATGACCCGGGCGACGCAGCAACTCGTCATCCTGACGACCCGCGGTTCATCGTGAGAGTTCATCGTGAGAGCAGCAACGCTTCACCCTGGCCGCCGCCTCCGCATAGTGCAACAGCCGCCTTGCCCGTGCCGCGGCGCTGGAGCTCGTATACGGCGGAGACCACTACCCGTGCGCCGGAGGCACCGATGGGATGACCGAGGGCGATTGCTCCCCCGTTGACGTTGATTTTGTCCATCCCGATCCCCAGCTGTTCGGCCGAATGCAGGGCAACGGAGGCGAAGGCCTCATTGATCTCCACGAAGTCCAGTTCCTGCACGCTCCAGCCCTCCGTCTCAAGAGCCTTGCCTATGGCGCGGGCAGGCTTGTCCGGCAGGGACGTGTCCGGTCCAGCTGTCTGTCCCGCGGCGCCAAGAACCGCCATGATCTCCAGGCCATGCGTCTCTGCATAGGCCCGGGTTGTCAGGACGACGGCGGCCGCGCCGTCGTTAAGGGGTGAGGCGTTTCCGGCAGTAACCGTGCCTGCTGGGGAGAACGCCGGCCGGAGCCTGCCCAGAGTGTCCTCATTGCTGTCGGGTCGCACTCCCTCGTCGATGCTTGCCAGCTCGGCTTCCCCGCGGCGCCGCGGCACCTTGACCGGGACAATCTCCGCGTCGAAGAGGCCGGCGGACTGAGCGGCAGCTGCCCGGCGGTGGGAGTCGGCTGCTGCTTTGTCCTGCGCGGTGCGGGGAATCCCCATGGCGTCATTGGCATGATCGGTGGCCAGGCCCATGGCCTCATGGTCGAAGGCATCGGTGAGTCCGTCGTGGGCGGCCGAGTCGATGAGCGCGGCATTGCCATAAAGATATCCGGCGCGCGAACCCGGCAGCAGGTGCGGGGCGTTGCTCATTGATTCCTGTCCGCCGGCGACCACCACGTCGGCCTCTCCCAGCCGCAGGAGCCGGCTCGCGTCGATGATGGCGCTGAGTCCGGACAGGC
Above is a window of Arthrobacter pascens DNA encoding:
- a CDS encoding acetyl-CoA C-acetyltransferase, giving the protein MNHKTDVVIVGAARTPQGKLMGQLAPLSAVELGGAAIAAALDRADVAPDTVGAVIMGHVLQAGAGQNPARQAAVAGGIPLSAHAATVNKVCLSGLSAIIDASRLLRLGEADVVVAGGQESMSNAPHLLPGSRAGYLYGNAALIDSAAHDGLTDAFDHEAMGLATDHANDAMGIPRTAQDKAAADSHRRAAAAQSAGLFDAEIVPVKVPRRRGEAELASIDEGVRPDSNEDTLGRLRPAFSPAGTVTAGNASPLNDGAAAVVLTTRAYAETHGLEIMAVLGAAGQTAGPDTSLPDKPARAIGKALETEGWSVQELDFVEINEAFASVALHSAEQLGIGMDKINVNGGAIALGHPIGASGARVVVSAVYELQRRGTGKAAVALCGGGGQGEALLLSR